The following proteins come from a genomic window of Gottfriedia acidiceleris:
- a CDS encoding DUF2975 domain-containing protein: MKRGSTLFLKLVVILIGLPVLALCLFVVPKIAEFAAELYPNIALMKYFIFIDLYAAAIPFYFALYQAFKLLSYIDKNKAFSELSVNALKKIKFSAIAISVLYVLGLPLFYLIADMDDAPGFMVIGMVLIFASLVIAVFAAVLERLLKEAIDIKAENDLTV; encoded by the coding sequence ATGAAACGAGGGTCAACTCTCTTTTTAAAACTAGTCGTGATTCTTATTGGACTCCCAGTTCTTGCATTGTGTCTATTTGTGGTTCCGAAGATTGCAGAATTTGCTGCAGAACTGTATCCGAATATTGCTTTAATGAAATATTTTATTTTTATCGATCTATATGCTGCAGCGATTCCTTTCTATTTTGCTCTTTATCAAGCTTTTAAACTTTTAAGCTACATAGATAAAAACAAAGCATTCTCGGAATTATCGGTTAACGCATTAAAGAAAATAAAATTTAGCGCAATCGCAATCAGTGTATTGTATGTACTAGGGTTACCACTTTTTTATTTAATTGCTGATATGGATGACGCTCCAGGATTTATGGTTATTGGCATGGTCTTGATTTTTGCTTCATTGGTAATTGCAGTTTTTGCAGCGGTTCTAGAAAGGCTCTTGAAAGAAGCAATTGATATAAAAGCAGAAAATGATTTAACAGTCTGA
- a CDS encoding DUF4825 domain-containing protein has product MKKILGYLILILLLISLTCCSFSNTHTNKDIFHYKNSYVGNNSAVGSIIKRLPNHNEFTKMSLQTKKKPYSITIEYKNLPANTKNIIINNATYLFALIQNVESIVFDFADQKYTVTRQQLDEWYGKDLSSYTNEKELEKLIHSNLNNKNKIGQLFRK; this is encoded by the coding sequence ATGAAAAAAATCTTAGGTTACCTCATACTCATATTATTATTGATCAGTTTAACCTGCTGTTCCTTTAGCAACACACACACAAATAAGGATATTTTTCATTATAAAAATTCTTATGTCGGTAATAACAGTGCTGTAGGAAGCATTATAAAACGATTACCAAATCATAATGAATTCACCAAAATGTCACTTCAAACAAAAAAGAAGCCTTATAGTATAACGATTGAATATAAGAATTTACCGGCTAATACTAAAAATATAATCATAAATAATGCAACCTACTTATTTGCATTGATCCAAAACGTAGAATCGATTGTTTTTGATTTTGCTGATCAAAAATATACTGTGACAAGACAACAACTTGATGAATGGTATGGAAAAGATTTAAGTTCTTATACGAATGAAAAGGAATTAGAGAAACTAATCCATAGTAATTTAAATAATAAAAACAAGATAGGTCAGTTATTTAGGAAATAA
- a CDS encoding serine/threonine protein kinase encodes MSILTNQSEYKVLIEKELIQNVNLKSERPNDPIVVKNIPEGWKCIGSGNYAAVFIHHSEPNVVVKVYGKDLDGLEKEVQVYKQLGEHPAYSKLIQFGESYLVLKRLEGITLYNALANGVRIPESVINDVNIALKYAISRGLNPYDVHGKNVMMKDGRGYVVDISDFYKKGKDEKWEDLVKAYYKLYKKTLYNVPIKIPLKFLDFTRHSYRFYKKLKRKL; translated from the coding sequence ATGTCTATTTTAACAAATCAATCTGAATATAAAGTTCTAATTGAAAAGGAATTAATTCAGAATGTAAATCTCAAGAGTGAACGTCCAAATGATCCAATAGTAGTAAAGAATATACCTGAAGGCTGGAAATGTATTGGATCTGGTAATTATGCTGCTGTTTTTATACACCATTCTGAACCAAATGTGGTTGTTAAAGTGTATGGAAAAGATCTAGATGGTTTAGAAAAAGAAGTTCAAGTCTATAAACAATTAGGAGAGCATCCAGCTTATTCAAAATTAATCCAATTCGGTGAATCATATCTAGTATTAAAAAGATTAGAAGGTATTACGTTATACAACGCCCTTGCAAATGGTGTTCGAATACCTGAGAGTGTGATTAATGATGTAAATATTGCACTTAAGTATGCGATAAGTCGGGGGCTAAATCCATACGACGTTCATGGGAAAAACGTGATGATGAAAGATGGTAGGGGATACGTTGTGGATATATCTGACTTTTACAAAAAAGGAAAAGATGAAAAGTGGGAAGATTTAGTCAAAGCCTACTATAAACTATATAAAAAAACTTTGTATAATGTACCTATAAAAATCCCGCTGAAATTTTTGGATTTTACTAGACACTCATATAGATTTTACAAAAAATTGAAGAGGAAGCTTTAA
- a CDS encoding PadR family transcriptional regulator gives MKHTGRHTGAFLLLFLTEGDSYGGKLLQKCEEELPINPIDSSILYRTLKQLETEGAVESYLGTSEQDKPIKMYKITEVGKEKLKEFQINIEEKLKNLTFFINKFHEWKEGEES, from the coding sequence ATGAAACATACAGGCCGACATACTGGTGCGTTTCTTTTATTGTTTTTAACAGAGGGAGACAGTTATGGCGGGAAGCTTTTGCAGAAGTGTGAGGAAGAACTACCAATAAATCCGATAGACAGTTCGATCTTATATCGAACTTTAAAGCAATTAGAGACTGAAGGTGCTGTTGAATCTTATTTAGGTACATCAGAGCAAGATAAACCGATTAAGATGTACAAAATTACTGAAGTTGGAAAAGAAAAATTGAAGGAATTTCAAATAAACATTGAAGAAAAGCTTAAGAATTTAACATTTTTCATAAACAAATTCCATGAATGGAAAGAAGGAGAAGAATCATGA
- a CDS encoding permease, with the protein MSQLKKYRFFFILLLALIVLTLINHSLGMKAFHLTGSSILNMLFLLPPVLIFVGLLDKWVKKETLIKYMGDKSGIYGVLFALLLGGIAAGPLYLAFPIAVLLLKKGASIRYVVFFLGVWTTAKLPVVIYELASFGIKFTLIHLCFGLVFYYLMGIIFEKFYNHKQLLNYEDHQDISI; encoded by the coding sequence ATGAGTCAATTAAAAAAATATCGTTTCTTTTTTATTTTATTACTAGCGTTAATCGTTCTAACCTTAATAAACCACTCACTTGGAATGAAAGCATTTCATTTAACTGGAAGTAGTATTTTAAATATGCTGTTTCTTCTCCCACCTGTTTTAATTTTTGTTGGCTTACTTGATAAATGGGTTAAGAAAGAAACCCTTATTAAATATATGGGAGATAAATCTGGTATTTACGGTGTTCTGTTTGCTCTCTTACTAGGAGGTATTGCAGCTGGTCCTCTATACCTAGCTTTTCCGATTGCCGTACTTTTATTGAAAAAAGGAGCAAGTATTCGCTATGTTGTTTTCTTTTTAGGAGTTTGGACAACGGCTAAATTACCTGTAGTTATCTATGAACTTGCTTCATTTGGTATTAAATTTACACTTATTCATTTATGTTTTGGCTTAGTATTTTACTATTTAATGGGCATCATTTTTGAGAAGTTTTATAATCATAAGCAATTGTTAAATTATGAAGATCACCAAGATATATCTATCTAA
- a CDS encoding MFS transporter encodes MNNRAHNFAMDYVNSEEKQKMLYKRTLLMVSISQIFGGAGLAAGVTVGALLAQQMLGTDAFTGLPASLFTLGSAGAALIVGRLSQRFGRRIGLAAGFFTGGLGAIGVVIAAMTNSIILLFASLLIYGAGTATNLQARYAGTDLANNKQRAKAISIAMVSTTFGAVAGPNLVGPMGKLAVSIGVPALAGPFILSATAFILAGLFLFMMLNPDPLILAKIIESNKTQIVDVVHSTQIESLKAKRGITVGATTMVLTQIVMVAIMTMTPIHMKHHGHGLNEVGIVIAFHIGSMYLPSLITGILVDKIGRTAMSIASGATLLLAGVIAASAPSDSMILLVVALSLLGLGWNFGLISGTAQIVDSTDSTTRAKTQGTVDVFVALAGASGGALSGMIVANSSYATLSLAGGILSLILIPVVIWSRGGKKEREQGLHL; translated from the coding sequence ACATAATTTTGCAATGGATTATGTAAATTCAGAGGAAAAACAAAAAATGCTATATAAACGGACACTATTGATGGTTAGCATTTCGCAAATTTTTGGTGGAGCAGGATTAGCTGCCGGAGTTACAGTCGGTGCACTACTAGCTCAACAAATGCTTGGGACAGATGCTTTTACTGGTCTTCCAGCATCCCTTTTTACACTAGGTTCAGCAGGAGCGGCATTAATTGTTGGTAGGCTTTCTCAAAGATTTGGTCGACGAATCGGTCTTGCTGCAGGATTTTTTACTGGTGGACTTGGAGCAATCGGTGTAGTAATTGCGGCAATGACAAACAGTATAATCCTTTTATTTGCATCACTCTTGATTTACGGTGCAGGAACAGCAACCAATTTGCAAGCTAGATATGCGGGAACTGATTTAGCAAATAATAAACAACGTGCAAAAGCGATTAGTATTGCCATGGTTTCCACAACATTTGGTGCGGTTGCAGGTCCTAATCTAGTAGGCCCAATGGGTAAATTAGCAGTCTCCATTGGCGTGCCAGCACTTGCAGGTCCATTCATTTTATCCGCAACTGCTTTTATTTTGGCCGGCCTTTTTCTTTTCATGATGCTTAATCCTGACCCGTTGATTTTAGCAAAAATAATCGAGTCAAATAAAACACAAATAGTGGATGTAGTTCATTCCACACAAATTGAAAGTCTGAAAGCAAAGAGGGGTATTACTGTAGGTGCAACGACAATGGTACTGACGCAAATAGTTATGGTAGCTATTATGACAATGACACCTATTCACATGAAACATCACGGTCATGGACTAAACGAAGTAGGTATTGTGATTGCGTTCCATATTGGCTCAATGTATCTGCCTTCACTCATTACAGGTATTCTTGTAGATAAAATAGGGCGAACAGCTATGTCAATTGCATCTGGAGCCACTTTATTACTAGCAGGAGTAATAGCCGCATCAGCACCAAGTGATTCGATGATTCTACTAGTAGTTGCTCTTTCTTTACTAGGATTAGGATGGAATTTTGGACTAATCAGTGGGACTGCTCAAATCGTTGATTCAACAGATTCTACTACACGCGCCAAGACTCAAGGAACTGTGGATGTATTTGTCGCACTAGCAGGGGCTTCAGGTGGCGCATTGTCTGGAATGATTGTTGCGAATTCAAGTTATGCAACATTATCATTAGCTGGAGGAATCTTATCCCTAATCCTTATTCCAGTCGTGATTTGGTCACGTGGAGGAAAGAAAGAACGCGAACAAGGTCTTCATCTGTAA